In Actinoplanes lobatus, the DNA window GGATCCGGCGGTCCACCGCGAACGCCGGATCGGTCCAGCGGACCCGGGCGTCCTCGACGGTCAGCTTCGGGGCGAGCGACACCCCGTCGTGCGGCTGCGGGTGCGCCCGTGCGGTGCCCGCCTCGATGGCGTCGAGCACCGCGACCAACAGCCCGGCGCCCTCCACGGCCAGCCGCTCCAGCAGCGCGCCGGAGGTGTCGCTGAACCGGATCTGGTCGGTCAGTGTGCCGTAGACCGGGCCGGTGTCCAGCCCGGCCTCCAGCTCGAAGACGCTGGCCCCGGTCACCTCGTCGCCGTGCAGGACGGCGTGCTGCACGGGGGCCGCGCCACGCCAGGCGGGCAGCAGCGAGAAGTGCAGGTTCACCCAGCCGTGCTTCGGGATCTCCAGGGCGGTGGGCGGGACCAGTGCTCCGTACGCCACCACGGGCACACAGTCCGGCGCGAGCCGGCGCAGCCGCTCCTGGAACTCGGGGTCCCGCGGCCGCTCCGGGGTGAGCACCTCGATGCCACGCTCGTCGGCCCACGCCCCGGCGGGCGAACGGACCAGGCGGCGGCCCCGGCCGGCCGGGGCGTCCGGGCGGGTCACCACGGCGAGCAGCTCGTGCCCGGAGGCGGCGATCGCGTCCAGGCTGGGCACCGCCACAGCCGGGGTCCCGGCGAAGATCAGGCGCATCGGCTCACCTGCCCGAGCTGAACAGGCCGGACCCGAAGACGCCCCGGCCGTGCGGGCTGTCCTTGACCGTGGGGGGCTTGGCGGCGTCGTACCACTCCGCGGAGCGGATCTGCTTCATCGCCTCCTTGCGGGCCGCGGCGTCGAGCCGGTCCAGGAAGAGCACACCCTCCAGGTGGTCGGTCTCGTGCTGCACGCAGCGGGCCATCAGACCGGTGCCGACCAGCTGGACCGGGTCGCCGAACTCGTTGAAGCCGTTGGCCACGACGTTCTGCCGGCGCTTGGTGTCGATGTAGATCCCCGGGATGGACAGGCAGCCCTCCGGGCCGTCCTGCTCCTCCTCGTCGGGGAAGGAGAGCACCGGATTCACGATGTGCCCGACCACGTCGTCCACGTCGAAGCTGAACACGCGCAGACCGACACCGAGCTGCGGGGCGGCCAGACCGGCGCCGCCCTCGTCCTGCATGGTCTCGATCAGGTCCTTCACCAGATTGCGCAGTTCCTTGTCGAAGTCGACGACGGCATCGGCCGGGGTGCGCAGCACCGGATCACCGAAGAGACGGATGGGCTGGACGGTCACGCGCGGAGACTCCTGACTCTGGTGGGCAGCACCTGCCCAGTCTACGGAGTGACGCGCGCAACGCCGCGCGTGACAGCGGCCCGCGTTCGCGCCCCGGCCACCGGCGGCGGCTCGCCGGGTCAGAAGAGGTCGGCCGGGTCCACCTGGATGCGGACCGGGAGGGCCGCCTTGCGGGCGCTGCGCACCCCGGCCGCCTCGTGCAGGGCGTGCGCCAGGTCGGCGGCCCGCGAGCGGGACACCCGCAGCAACATCCGTTCCTGCTCCTCGGGCGCCGGCACCGGGCCGAGGATCTCGGTCTCCTCCGGCAGCCGGGCCAGCGACAGCAGCTCGGCCACCGCGGCCGCCTGGCCGGTCACGCTCGCCATCCGCGCGGCCGGTGGAAAGCCCAGGTCACGGCGCTCGGCGAGTTCACGGGCCGCGAACCAGCCGGGATCCCACCGCAGCAGCGCCTGCACCGGGGCGAGCGCCCCGTCCGCCACCACCACGACCCGGCCGCCGTCCGGGGCGGAACGGGCCAGCGCCGCCGCGTTCAGCCAGCGGCGCATGGTCTCCTCGGCGGCGCGCAGGTCGGCCCGGCTGAGCAGGGCCCAGGTGTCCAGCAGCAGCACGGCGCCGAAGCCGCCCTCGGCCACCGGCTCGGCCCCCGGGGTCGCCACCACCAGGGCCGGCGCGGCGGGAACCGTGTCCAGCACCTCGTCCCGCCCGGAGGTGCGCACCGGGACCCCGGCGAACGCCCGCCCCAGCTCCTCGGCGGTCCGCCGGGCCCCGATCACCGAGGCGCGCAGCCGCTGCTCACCGCAGGCCGGGCAGCGGAACGCCGCGGCCGCCCGCGCGCACCAGTGACAGACCGGGACGTCCCGCGCTCCCGGCAGGCCCAGCGGCCCGGAGCACTTCGGGCAGCGTGCCGGGGTGCGGCACTCGGCGCACGCCACCGAGGGCAGATAGCCGCGGCGGGGCACCTGCACCAGCACCGGAGCGCCCGCCTGCAACGCCTGCCGGGCCGCCTGCCAGGCCACGCTCGGCAGCCGGGCGGTGACCGCCCCCGGGTCACGGGCCAGCTGCGGGTCGTCGCCGGTCGGCGAGATGATCGGCGACCGGCGCCGCAGCGTCATCCGCTCGGCGGCGATCTCCCGCGCCCAGCCGGTCTCCAGCAGCAACTGCCCCTCACCGGTACGCGCGAAGCCCGCCACCAGCACCGCACAGTCCGCCAGCCGCGCCCGGGTGAGCAGCACGTCCCGCGCGTGCGGGTAGGGCGCCCGCGGCTCGGCGTGCAGATCGTCCCCGTCGTCCCAGATGACCACGAGCCCCAGGTCGGGCACCGGCGCCCACATCGCGGCGCGGGTGCCCACCACCACCGGCACCTGATGACGGCCGGCGGCGAGGAACCGCCTGTACCGTTCGGCGGGCCCGAGCGCCGCGTTCAGCGCGACGTGCCGCCCCTCGCCCAGCACCGCGAGCAGCGCCCGGTCGGCCCGCTCCAGATCACGCGCGTCGGCGACGACGATCACCACACCGCGCCCACCGCGGACCGTCGCCGCGGCCGCCTCCGCGATGCGAAGCGCCCAGTCCTCCCCCGGCAGCGCCGACCAGACCGCCCGCGCGGGCCGCCGGTCCGTCAGCGCCCGCAGATAGCCCGG includes these proteins:
- the fmt gene encoding methionyl-tRNA formyltransferase, whose amino-acid sequence is MRLIFAGTPAVAVPSLDAIAASGHELLAVVTRPDAPAGRGRRLVRSPAGAWADERGIEVLTPERPRDPEFQERLRRLAPDCVPVVAYGALVPPTALEIPKHGWVNLHFSLLPAWRGAAPVQHAVLHGDEVTGASVFELEAGLDTGPVYGTLTDQIRFSDTSGALLERLAVEGAGLLVAVLDAIEAGTARAHPQPHDGVSLAPKLTVEDARVRWTDPAFAVDRRIRACSPAPGAWTTLRDERLKLGPVRPVANAPALRPGELLVERKQVLAGTATTPVQLGEVRAAGKKAMSATDWARGMRIEAGEQLA
- the def gene encoding peptide deformylase → MTVQPIRLFGDPVLRTPADAVVDFDKELRNLVKDLIETMQDEGGAGLAAPQLGVGLRVFSFDVDDVVGHIVNPVLSFPDEEEQDGPEGCLSIPGIYIDTKRRQNVVANGFNEFGDPVQLVGTGLMARCVQHETDHLEGVLFLDRLDAAARKEAMKQIRSAEWYDAAKPPTVKDSPHGRGVFGSGLFSSGR
- a CDS encoding primosomal protein N', which gives rise to MPLAHLDRPFDYLVSAADDEAAQPGVRVKVRFAGQLVSGFLLGRAESSEHDGKLAYLEKVVSPERVLDPEIARLARAVADRYAGNLADVLRLAVPPRHARVESQAVAGSPAAAEAGSGDDAPSGRGSAADEGVPEQAAAVDAGNPAREWAEVREPVAGGWDAYPAGPGYLRALTDRRPARAVWSALPGEDWALRIAEAAAATVRGGRGVVIVVADARDLERADRALLAVLGEGRHVALNAALGPAERYRRFLAAGRHQVPVVVGTRAAMWAPVPDLGLVVIWDDGDDLHAEPRAPYPHARDVLLTRARLADCAVLVAGFARTGEGQLLLETGWAREIAAERMTLRRRSPIISPTGDDPQLARDPGAVTARLPSVAWQAARQALQAGAPVLVQVPRRGYLPSVACAECRTPARCPKCSGPLGLPGARDVPVCHWCARAAAAFRCPACGEQRLRASVIGARRTAEELGRAFAGVPVRTSGRDEVLDTVPAAPALVVATPGAEPVAEGGFGAVLLLDTWALLSRADLRAAEETMRRWLNAAALARSAPDGGRVVVVADGALAPVQALLRWDPGWFAARELAERRDLGFPPAARMASVTGQAAAVAELLSLARLPEETEILGPVPAPEEQERMLLRVSRSRAADLAHALHEAAGVRSARKAALPVRIQVDPADLF